The DNA window ACTGTGATGGACACCACAGTGTCACGGCCTGTCAACTCATTCTGGGGAACTACGTTTCACCATTTCACACACAAGTTATTCTGCGTGTAAATATTGGTCCAGACAAAGCCAGGACTCAAATGTTTCTGGCATCTGCATGAGGCATTACAACACATACAGGTAAACATCCAGGATTCAGCCTTCTGGCTGCTAGTGGCCCAAGTCCAGTCCTCCAGGGACAGAAACACCATGTCCAACCTTAAACCTTTGCCACTTGTGTGGGAGGAGGGCAAAGGAGAACAAGACACACCGGTGTCCACAAGGTAGATGAAGTGATGCAAGCCAGTAAAGGACACTAATGGGAACACAGGAAGGGGGCGGCATCAGGGACGGCTACCTGGTAAGCCCGCGGAAGTGGGATAAGGACTGGCGCTCAGCTGTGTGGTAGGGTGCAAGGGAAAGCGCTATGGGCTCGGAAAACAGAAGTAGATTAGATGAAACAGGAAGACAAGGGCTAGCTGCAAAGGACTCCTCATATTGCAGGGCTGGATGCAGCATCCACTTACATTCCTAAGCAGTTTTgtttagggttttgttgttgttgttttgtttgtttttgtttttccagacagggtttctctgtgtggctttggtgcctgtcctcgatctcggtctgtagaccaggctggcctcaaactcagagattcacctgcctctgcctcccaagtgctgggattaaaggtgtgcaccaccaccaccccctaaGCAGTTTTAATGTATAACAGGAACACAGCACCCTGTTCTACTGAGGGTCAGAGTCAAGGAATGTTTTAGAAAGTATGTGCAGTACAAATGGGGAGGGCCAACAAGGTAAGAGGCAAAGGCATGAAAAACACTTGTGTTTGGTGAAGAggttaagagttaaaaaaatatatatccatcACAGAAGGGAGGCCTTCTAAAACACAGGATAAAGGGAAGAGGTGCATATCTGGGGCACTGGAGATCAGACCAAAGGAATTAGGAAGTGTCCAACCTGCAGCCCAGAGATCACATGCATCCCAGCATAGCTGTGAACGGAGATGACAATGTCATGTCACAAGTCAAAAGGCTGGACACCCTGGAACAGAACTATTTATACCTTTTCAAGATCCATCAGCCACATCCCCTTTTTCACATAGGTATTTCTTAAAGCAAAATGTCAAGAGCAACTGCTTAAAATGTATAGCTAGTTGGGGTCTCTTACTGAAATGGTCATGGAGCCACGGCCACTAGATAAAACCAGGTGCGGGTGAAGCCACATTATTTGAAAACTCTGTGAGGCTGGGGATACAGATCATAGGTagatgcttgcctggcatggctGAGACTGCAAATTCAATCCGCATTTGCATTAAAACAAGTAAGCAAACACATGACTTACAGGAGGAATGAGCCGCTGGGCTTGAGGTCTGCAACAAAAATCAGCCGAAGTTAGCCAGGTACCTTGGAAACGGGATTTAGGGCCTTCTGGGTAACCACACCCCCCACAGCACCTATCATGGTGCTGCCAAAGTTGACAGTGGTGACAGATTCTTCATCCCCATGTTTCCTAAAACCTAAAGTTTACcaccaaagacaaaaaaaaaaaaaaaaaaaaaaaaaaaaagcaaggatcATAATTGacaagttgggttttttttttacacttttaaaTATACCTTTATTTCTCAAACTCAAAGCTTTATTTCATCAAGTTCTAATACATTTGCACTGATAAGAAATCTCATCGGCATCAAGTAAGAAGGTGAGTGACCAATACCAAGGAGGAAGCCGGTGCTTCTAGGCACTGCTAAGGAACGCTTCAAGCCTATGCAACGACAGAAATAAGGGCTTCCGATGTAGTCCAATGGgcacttttatttttatccatATTAATTTGGAAATAAATAGATGCTTCTGGAAAAATCAAGttttcactcacacacaccaaaagGCCAGGCAGCTGGATTCTCTTTTGTAAAGACCACGAATGATGTTAATTGGCTCCTTCCTCTTTAGTGGGTGGTCACCTCACCTTCCTATGCAAACACACATGAGAATTTGCACCAAATCTCAATAGCCCAGGCAAAACTCCAGAACTCTTTAAGCTTATacttaaagttttttgtttgtttttttttttggttttgttttaaagtgaTAGGTAAACAAGATGAAGGCACTTGaattcaccaaaaaaaaagaaaaaaaaaaaggtaattttcTTTCCTCAGAGAGCTCCACAGATCATCCTGATAGGTTGCCAGGACTTTTCAAGACCCTCTTCCTCTACCCTCTGGATTCAACCGGTTAAATTTGACTACATTCCAGAATCAgctgtgaaattctgtctcagacTAATGATGTAAATCCAACTTTGAAAATTAGGAAAACTTCAATTTATAGAATCGCCTCCAAGGGTTATCCCCAGCGTGGGCCCCATTAGACACGCAGGAAGTGATGCCCAGAAAGCATCAGGACCGCCTCACGCTTGGATAACTATAATCCGGCCTCTGGGAGAAAGCATTTGAACTAAGACTAGCAGTGTCCTGAAACAGGACCCCAGGACAAGAAAGAGCACTAGAAGAAAGATCAGAGTTGGTTCTGAATGGTGCCATTTCCCAAAACAAAAGCAGTACTGGGTAAAATCACAACCCATCACGAAGGGGCTAGCACCAGGTCAGCTAGAAGGCCTGCAGACTGTAGGCTTAGCAAAGCGATTATTACTGTATTACCACAAAGCACAGATCCACACACAGCTCACTATGACACGAGTTCCAAGTTAAGTCAAACAGGAGGGGGAAAACACtggaaagccaaaaaaaaaaaaaaaaaagtcaagaaccACGACAAGAATTTTCCCTACCCAACTCCACTCATCTGCCAGCTTCCAGGTATAGGCCAGGCCTCCCTCAGCCCACAAGCAGTCACCAGGAATTTGATTTAGAGGCATTAGTAACCAGAGTCTCATCTCAATGCAATAACTGACCAAGCAGCAGCATCTTCCTGCCAAGGTTTAAGGCTGAGGGTGTGCCTGGAGCTCAAGGCCAAGAACCAAGTACGTGTGCATCTGTGTACTCAATGGCGAAGGCATGGTTTTCAACCCAGCTGCTACTGACTCTGAAGAGTCAGACTGGGAGAGCAGGCTCAGAGTGTGTACTTGCACTTCAGTGCCCTCTGCCAAGGCCAAGTTTCACgttacccaacacacacacacacacacacacacacacacacacaaaggggagCCGCTGGATTCACAAGTAAGGGTGTCTGGTGCACAGGTGAGCGACACAAAAGGCAGGTTTCAGATAGAAAGGTTCCCTGGCCTGTTTCTGGTCTGGCAGAAGGTTCACAGAGCAGGTAGATACACCTCTAGTCCGGACATCCACAATCCAGGAGTTGTGTCTTAAAAATGGAGCTCTGGTCAACGCAACTTTTTACTGTGATGGTTCTAGAACACACACCAATTCTCAAACTACAAAACAGCTGGACAGGCAAAGAAACTACCAAGAGGGCCATCATATATCGTTGGTTTAcaacttctgtctctctctccatcctcaggGGACTATGGCCTGACTggaaacatgtatatatatatataaagcagaAAGAATTTCAAAAAGAAGCCAGATGTTTTTCCAGTGCCTCACTGGTCCCCAAGCCTTCTCAGTCAAAGCAAACCTGATTTCTGCTTCTATTAGCAAGTGCTTATATTGAGGGAGGCTCCAACCCACTTCAAAAGCTCTGACTCTACAAATCTATTTCTGTGCCAACGTGTCCTCACTGCACTACAATGGCAGCATTTTAAGGTCATGGATGACCGATGGTTTTCAAAGTTGGGTTCACTTTTCTTTACCTTCCTTCCAACACTAAAACAGCTCAGGTCCCCTCACAGAACTCAAAAGTCAGTGAATTCAAACATAACTAAGATTCACAGAGCAGTAGAAACTAGTGATACTAAGTGGCTTCTGGTGACCTAACTTAATATGGAGGCCAGTTAAGATGCACGTCAATCAGCTGTTAAGGGGACCAATGTAGCACATTCCAGAAGAAACTTGAAAACACATTACTAGAAAAAGGCCGGCCAATTACTTTGTACTGGGCCTTTTTGCATGAAGATAACTAGTTCAATAAAGCAAGCACAAAGCAATCACTCGGATCTTTGGATTTTTATGGTCGCTGGACAAAGTAAAAATTGAGCTCGTGGATCTGATGGAATCATTTTAGAAATCAAGCTTGCTGGCAGTACTGAATGCCTTTCCTCTTGATATCCTAAAGTGATGCATTCTAAAATACCCCACAGAAAGTTTCAAAGGTGAAATCTCTCATCTGAACCTACTAGGTAAGGCAACAGTCGCCTGGATCTCTCCCTGTGGACTGCTTGCTTTGGGCCAGCAATTAACACTGTTTTCCTTCTAAAGTGCAGAATATAAACATAATGCTTAAATCTACAGAATAAGAAAGGTCATTCTTCACTCACTCAACTCTTCCCCAAATACAGCAGAGTAAATTCAAAGTGCCCTGGTAGCTAGAACACACAAGGCCAGACGACACTAAACCCCTACTTCCTGCAGCTTGGAGACTGGAAGTAAAATTCAAAAGTGAGTCCACTGGTCACTCTTTTCTCCTGAAACTCCTGAATTCTCCTGCTGTGAAAAATATTTGGGGAATGCAATCACTATTTTTGAAGGGATTGGAGAAGAAGGGTCCAACGTACTCCAGCAAAATAGCTGTCGTACTGGGATTGATGTCCAAAAATGGGTTTCCAATTAAAACATGGGAAGAACCTCATGTCAGATATGACCATGACTCTAGTCACAACACAGTCCTTACTCTCAGGAAGAGCGAACAAGAGTCAGTCATCAGAGAGCCAATGGGGGGAAAACATGTCATTCAATAAGAattccttacagaaaaaaaaacaaaaacaaaacaaaacattcatgtTTCCTATTGACAATCGCCACCCGCCACCACAATTCTACTTGAACATTATGttccacattttattttgttttcaagttaCATTTCAAgaaaaggtcattttttttttctccacaataTCTCATAATTCCTTGAAACAGCCCAGCATCTACCATAAACCACTTCCAACCAGATCTCAAGTCTCCAGCTATTGGCTTTGGTTTATTGATGAATGAAATTCTCAGCTCTGCTACAGGGACTAGACACACACAACTCAGTCCCGTGAGTGAAAATTCAGTCACAAAGAGCACCCTCGTGTTTACCAGTTTGGGGGCTGACTAAAACTGACACAATAGACTACCAGCACGGCTCTCACGTAACTGCTGAGCATCCTGAAAGAGAGCCTGCAGAGGACTGTAGGCTGCTTAGTTGAGAAGAGTGCCTTTAACGCTTCTCATATGCTGCCCAACTCTCCCAATCTCAGAGACTGTAGAGTTCAAATCCCATGTGCTAATGTCTGGGAAGTGACAAGTTAGTGACTATCTTAGAAAGATGTAGAGAGGTCACATTTCCTATTGCATCTTCCAGAGTGGCATTGTAATATGGGTCCTTTTAGGGTTGGCTCCTGATAGTCTTGTGGACCTATTCCAATGGGTTCACAAAGAAAAGCAGAGTCAGAGCTGAGTTCCCCTTTAAAAGCCAAACACCTACATCTAGGACGAGGCTCTCCTACCCGAAAGCCCCTGCCCTAAATGGGTTCCCACTGTGGAAACCCTCAGGTCTCAAGGTTAGTTACAGGGCAGCCATGTAGGATAAGGCTGGCTGTAGGTAACTGGAGGATGGGCGATGTAATAGTTGTTGAAGTTGCCATCGCTGACATAAGGAGCTGGCTGGTAGTAGCAGGTGACATTGGTGGCACTGGGGATGATGTTTTGCTCTGCCAGCACTCGCAAGGCCAGGAGAGAGATGAGGTTCAGGGTCTGCCTGCGTTCGTGCCCCATAAGGCACACGGTGCTTTCGTTCACTACCCTGCGAAGAATCATGAGGTAGTCATACTTGCTTCTCTCTTCTTCAGCGAAGTGGTTTTGAAGGTAGGTCTCCAGCTTCCTCTGCTGTTCCAGGATGTCTGGGAAGTCGATGAAAAACCTGGAGCACATGTAACGCTCTAGAGTCTTGATTTCCTCCTGGTCCGCGGGCCTGAAGTCCCGCACGAGAAGGTTGCTGTACTTAAGAAGACCCCCGCCTCGGATTTCTTCAGGGTTCTTGGTGGCGATCAGCCTGTTCTGAAGATGGTCAAAGGCTTCCTCGAAATCCCCGTACACACTCTCCCCGATCACTGTGGGGTGGAAGTGCTCAGAGATGGGATTACTGGAGCAGTCATAGAAAAACAGCAAAGAGTCTAGAATGATCTGGAAGGAGTCCACACTGAACTCAAACTGACGCCGGATGGAGTCAACAAACTTGAGCTCCACGTTCCTCCCGTTCTTGTTGGAGAGGGAAATCAGGCTCCAGCGGTCTGCATCTGTGCAAACCTTCACCAGCTTCTGCACATATGCCTCCTTCAGGGTGACAGGGCTGATTTTGAGCTTATTCACACCCTCTGGCAGAAAGTTCAGAAGGGAACACAGAACTACATCTCTCACCAGCTGAAATTCTGTCTCCGTGGGAAGAGCCACGTGAAAGATGAGATCCAGATCTTTGCAACCCAAGCCATTGTCTTTGACCAAAACATGGCCAGCTGCAGAGCCGTTCAATCGGACGTCCTGAACTTTGATGCCTGCCTCCTCCAGCCGGCTGCGGACAGTCTGGACGATGTCCTTAAGGGTTATCTCCAAGGTTGGAAAGTTGCCTCGTCCGTGGACGGGTACGACCTCGGTCAGAACCTCATGCAGCCGGCTAACCTGGTCCCAGTTGAGCACGCTGAGGGACTCACAGTCCCTGGTACTGCTGCCCTCCTCTGCCATCTTGGGGGATGTTCTAGCCAGGGGGAGCTGAAAAGGGGTGAGAAACAGAGTTAGGATTCTCATGGGCATGACAAAGCCAGCGGAGGAGCTCAAAGACATCAACGTATCAACTTCCTGTAAAATAGAAGTCAACAGTGCCTGCTGTTCAGCATGGCTGTGAACACGAAACACACCAAACACCAAGAACGGCACCCACAAATGCACAAGCTCCATTCCACACAGCAGGGCAGATGATGACATTGCTTTGCTTTATGCGGGTGCTCTTGCTGCCGGTGGTGTGCTTGTCCCGTGCGGGGGAGGGGTGGggcaggcctgtgtgtgtgaagagaagcAGACAGACCAACCATGTCACCTAAGCAACATTAGAGAACCGATAATGGTGCAGagaaagagaagctcctgttgtggggtttgtacactgtgtgaagatctattgctgtgattggtgtaataaagagctgaatggccaatagctaggcaggagatataggcgggacttccgggcagGGAGAGAAGTAGGAGATGGATCTAGGCATGAGAGCAGCAGGGAACGAGttggacacacagaatgggatagaggtaaaacataggttaataaaaaatatgggttaatttaagttgtaagagctagttaaaaacaagcctaagctaaggccaagctttcataattaataataagtctctgtcgttatttgggagctggctggctggatagagaaagacttgctacaaCCTGTGTGCTTTGCTAATTTTCTCTGGTTTATATAgaagttatttctgtttttagcTCCCTAACTACATCTTGAACTGGTGGATACCTAAATCCTAATACccagtgcaacacacacacacactccataacacacacacacacacacacacacacacacacacacacacacacacacacaaaacattgtTCCATTTGCTCCACCAATAGACTACATCTCAGCTATGGAAGACAACCACTTCCTTTTCATATATGGGCCTAATCTATCCTACAACAAATACTATGTCATCTGGGACAGGACAGAGTTGTTTATAAGACAACAGTTGTGGTCAACCAGAAGTTTTACAATGAGAGTATCCTTCAGCAAGGATGCAAATAGTCTCAGGGCAAGTAAACTTCCAAAGGCCTTCTGCAAAAGCGTTCCTTGAAGCTCCTTAAGGGGAATAAAGTTCAAACTGAATACAAGACGGAGAAGAAAGCTGTTCTCACACTTCACATGCCAGAACCACAAAGTTTCCCAAAGAAGTATGTGCGTGTACACATGCAGTATGCCAGGGACTGAACCCTGGGCCATGAGCATGCAAACCAAGTGCCTACTACTGAACTACACTTTCACTTAGTAACAAGGAAGTATATCTCACTTTGAAAGAGATGAAAATGATGGAGTACCGGAAATTTTAATCCATAAAAGCAAAATATTGGCATCTCAGAAACACGAAGTGCCTACGTCCTCATGCTGATTGGATGTCATCTCAACAGACACAGAACTGAAACAAGGGGTCTTGGTGCAGGCTCCCAATTTCACCATCAACGGTTTCCACCCAGCAAAGCTCTGTACAGACAAAATTCACCCGGCCAGTTTCATTGTTTGGAAGCTGCTGCTTTTTAATACACATCAGTGCATTCTCCTTGGGCTCCAACATGGATTTCAAGCCTGCCCTGGTCCAGGGATTTGTGGCTGTAATAGTGCCAGGGTACCACTAGTCGTGTGGGGACGAGCTTTTACAGTTCCCCATCACAAAGATCGCTGACAGTACAAGACTATAACCCAAGGAGGTGTGTGGTCTACACAACTCTGGTGGAAGGAAGCGAATACAACATACAGACAAGAGAGAGGCTGTCCCTCTGGGGGGCCAAAAGGAAAGTCACGGACGCAATCGCTTACAGAGAGGGGACACAAGATAACAAAGCCATGGTGAGCTGTGGCTGGACAACAGAGGGAGGAGCAGTGCATGGCTAGAAATGGCAATGATCTGGGGGTGACGGGAGCCTCTCCAGCCAGCACAGTAACACACAAGTTCAGGGTCTGTCAATTCACTCGGCTGGAACTGGCCAGCCTCCCCAGGATCAAAGCAGGTTCTCGTGGGCTCCAGGGTTGAGTGTCCTTCCGCTTGCTATAGAAGAGCATTTGTCAAGGGGAGATGAAAGAGTCTTTAAAAGTCCAAAGCTATTCAGACCATCCGAGCATGACCCGCCTCGGTGATGGACAGCCAGCACAGCCTgtgatggtgatgcacacctaaCATCTATTGGGGCTGGCATGTGCCTTCAAGCCAGATCTGGGACAGCTGGCTCTCTTTTCTCTGTGCTCACTGTATACTCAGTgggtctttgtttccttttttttttttttttaatttaatgatcaGTACACAGCAGATTTGTGCCTGAACAGATTCAAATGTTTTCATGAAGGTATTATGGTCTGCACCTTGTTCTGAGACACAGCTAGAAGCTGGGCCGCCTGCAGTCCGAAGTGGGTTTCAGTCAGGCATGCTGTCTGTCTGCCACCTGCTACACTTCCCAATGACACAGGTCTGAGAAGTCCCAACATGGTCAGCAAATGAGACGCGAGGAACAATTGTAGGAAAATCTCCTAGTAATGTTCCAGCATAGAATAGCTGTAGGAAAGGCCTTTGACtcaagcctttaaaaaaaaaaaaaagttaggtagGGCCATCTGGGGACCACAGAGAATCTAAGAGCCATAACTCTTTCCTTTGGGCTAAGAAGTATGTGTGAAGACTTTCATGCACTTTTAAATTGGCAGCAGATTCAAAGTTAAAACCTATTTTAGACTGAGTATCTGTAAGGTTCACacgagagaggggcagagagataGTCCGAAACATTCTGAAACTGGCAGGGAGGCATACCAGCCGTTAGAGAGGAAAGAGCCGTGAACATAGGAACTGTATTATCAGCACAGAAGGACAAATTGTTGGGACAGAATTTTCTAAATATGTAAATCAAATACATATGAAGATTTATTATAAAGAAGGAAGCATCTCAAAATAGGAAGTGAAATTACACCTAGGGGCTCATGCCTAGActcctagcacttaagaggctgaggcagggggattttaaGTTTAGGCTGGGCTAAatagaccctgactcaaacaacaaacaaaaacaacccaacccataaataaaaacaaatagtgctgagaaaaaaataaataaacaaacatctgAATGctcaatttatgtatttttaaaagctggCTCCATATCTCCTGCTAACATAAGATCTAGTTGGATAGGACAGGGACTAAAGACTAAGAtatagtccagtggttctcaaccctcctaaggctgcaatcctttaatacagttcctcatgttgtggtgacccttccccaaccataaaattatttttgttgctacttcataactgtaattttgctactgttatgaatcatgatgtaaatgtCTGTTGTCTgacggtcttaggtgacccctgtgaaaggatcattcaacccccaaaagctgtcatgacccacaggttgagaaccactgatctagttGGTTGAGTCAGGACTGAAAGAACTCTAGGCGTAACTAAAGAAAACCCAGAATTTctatactgtagtgggtagccattccagctttgatctggaagttccaacccccactgaggcttcggtaattgtcacgcctacaaggcggggccaagagaggaccctgaagacccgagatccggatgtgctgcttctcttggttcctggaccctggatgctggaggtagacggagcagagttctccagagaacactgccgaactacgctacgtctttcccagaccctgcaacctacctatcccttcatttgtaagttatgccactaaataaacctcccttttaactatatggagtagccttaataatttcaccaatctGTACAAGTACACACAGTAGGTAAGCCTTTAAGCCTTCTTGGACCACAGGAAACCAGTCACAAACCCAGACAGGTTTGGCTACATAAAATTTAAACTgttcacagccaggcagtggtgatgcacgcttttaatcccagcactcgggaggcagaggcaggtggatctctatgagttcgaggccagcctgatctacagagtgagttccaggacaggcaccaaaactacacagagaaaccctgtcttgaaaaaccaaaataaagaaaaattaaactgtTTACATGGTACAAAACATTCAGAAAGCAAACATAAGAAAACACTTGTAATTTTGGGCAAAGTATTCATGTCCTTAATAAATAAGAAGTCATAAATGCAAGACCtcaaaagagaaggggaaaagattATAAAGAGTGGCTCAGACACAAAACACTCAACCTCACTCAGAGGGTGGGCAACCTAAAATCCCAGTGCCTGGTTTCCACCCACCATGGCAGGCAGCGAAGCTCAGCTCCTGTGTGGGACAGCAGACACCTCTCGTGCACGGCCCTTGGGCCATTTGAGGAACTAGGTGAGACTCTGAACTTAAGTTCCATTATCCTTTGATGTGGTCACTCTACGTCTACCCAGTCTCCTCTGAATCTTAGTACAGCTGCCCAGTGTGCACAGAGACAGTCACTGGGGGGGTAGTCAAAAAAGCTGGGAGCACACATCACATCCGCATGTGACTTCATGTGTGTATACAGCTGTGCACAGAAGTGTACAGTTGTTCAAAAGGAGGGTGCCTGCTCTGTGTGTAAGAAAGTAAGTGcttgccaggcgatggtggcgcatgcctttaatcccagcactcgggaagcagaggcaggaggatctctgtgagttcaaggccagcctgggctacagagtgagttccaggacaggctccaaagctacacagagaaaccctgtctcgaaaaacaaaaacaaaaaaacaaagaatgtaaGTGCTCATGACTTATGAATGGAAAAGTGCAAAACTGTGCATGCAAAACTTTACGCCTAAATAAGTACACACGTCTATATTGAATGCCATATCTTCAGTTTGGCGTGGGTGTGGAAAAGAATGCATTTTGTACCCTTTGGAATTGGAAATACTcactgataaaaattaaaaatctcatgaACCACATTCTAAGATCTTTCACTTATAAGAATTCTACTCACTTGCTCCATGGTGTTTAATTTCTTCAAGTTCTCTTCCCTGCCTCACTCCCATATCTATGCACCAAATAAATCAAATCTATTTGGAAGCTTTCCCTCCATGCTTTAAATGTTGACCTCTGCATGAGATGCAGGGAAGAGGATGATTTCCCTCTAAAAAGCCTTTTGTCAAGTTTCCAcctaacatactttaaaaataaaaagacattcgTTATTTGtgttaaaagaaaaactcaaaataacAGGCCTGTTCATCTCACCCTATCCACTCGATGTTCGGTATCAAAACACTTTTCCACTGTTTCCCAAGGTAGCTACTTCTCACCTCAAACCTATCAAAGCTGTCCTTGTTATGCCCTCTTGCTGatgattgtagctggagtttttttctctccagctctggtcaagccccggcagtcccacagccaacttataaaataaacacacagactcttatattatttaaactgtttggcctaacgGCTCAGGCTTCCAgctatctagctcttacatcttaaattaacccatttctataaatctatactttgccacatggctcgtggcttaccggtatcttacatgttggtactcatggcggtggctggcagtgtctcctgactcagccttcctgttcccagaattctcttctctgcttgtcccacctctacttcctgtctggctattggccaatcagcattttatttatacagagcgatatccacagcagatgaTTGGCTACAGCTgcaagaacttttttttaaagacagtatgTACATTTTCAGGAATTCAATAGTCTTACGCTGGCGTCTTCCATTCCAATTTCTTTGCACATAAACATGAATAGTGAGGTAAATTTCAGGAAGCACACTATGGGACATGTTACATATGTCACATCCATAGTATGATCTCTAACTCCCCCAATTTACCATAACTTAGTTGTGATGAAGCTGAGTTGACCAAATGCATCTACAAATTTACCTATGAAATTCTTAGCTCATTAGAAAAGTATAAATTAATGAGATATTTGGCAGTGGGGGGGTGGTGTTggtggagttggagagatgggttAGTGGTTGAGTGTGTAGTGCTTCTGCAGGGGGGGACTTGAG is part of the Peromyscus eremicus chromosome 6, PerEre_H2_v1, whole genome shotgun sequence genome and encodes:
- the Tent5c gene encoding terminal nucleotidyltransferase 5C, producing MAEEGSSTRDCESLSVLNWDQVSRLHEVLTEVVPVHGRGNFPTLEITLKDIVQTVRSRLEEAGIKVQDVRLNGSAAGHVLVKDNGLGCKDLDLIFHVALPTETEFQLVRDVVLCSLLNFLPEGVNKLKISPVTLKEAYVQKLVKVCTDADRWSLISLSNKNGRNVELKFVDSIRRQFEFSVDSFQIILDSLLFFYDCSSNPISEHFHPTVIGESVYGDFEEAFDHLQNRLIATKNPEEIRGGGLLKYSNLLVRDFRPADQEEIKTLERYMCSRFFIDFPDILEQQRKLETYLQNHFAEEERSKYDYLMILRRVVNESTVCLMGHERRQTLNLISLLALRVLAEQNIIPSATNVTCYYQPAPYVSDGNFNNYYIAHPPVTYSQPYPTWLPCN